The following nucleotide sequence is from Acetivibrio cellulolyticus CD2.
ATACTTATATGGTCTAATTTATATTTGATACTCTTATCAATTACCTTTGGTTTATCGTTAGAGGTATTTTCCATAACACCTTTTGGGCATAGATTTTTTGATGGAATTAAAAATAATTTGGATAAGGTTAAGAAATAATAAGAATAGAAAAGCTTGCAATTAAATTAAAAACCTGCAAAATGCAGGTTTTTTTCTATTATCCTTTACAAATAGGGGGTAAAGTATTAAAATATTTAAAAGTATTAAAAAAAAATGAATTTGGCTTGAGTAGTTTCTGTCATATTCTATCGATTTTAAGGATTGGTTGATAATAAAATGAAAAAAGATGAAATGATCAAAGAGATTTTGGAACTAAAGAAAAAAAGAAATGCTGTTATAGTTGCGCACAATTATCAGGTTGATGACGTACAGGAGGTAGCAGATGTCATTGGTGATTCACTTGCGTTGAGCAAATATTGCGCAGGTGTGGATAAAGACGTTATTGTGTTTTGTGGCGTGCATTTTATGGCGGAGAGTGCTAAAATACTTTCGCCAGATAAAACTGTATTGCTTCCGGAAATAGATGCCGGATGCCCAATGGCGGATATGGTTACTAAAGAAGCATTAATTGAAGAGAAGAAGAAGCATCCGAATGCAACAGTTGTATGTTACATTAACTCATCTGCAGAGGTTAAGTCTGAATGTGATATATGTTGTACTTCATCAAATGCTATAGATATAGTTAGAGCAGTTAAGAGTAAGGACATTCTATTTGTACCGGACCAGAACCTTGGGAGTTATGTATCTAAGATGGTACCGGAAAAGAATATTATATTATGGAATGGATACTGCGTTACACATCATAGGGTTAAAAGTGATGAAATAGACAGAGTTAAGGAGTTACATCCGAATGCTGAAATATTGGTACATCCCGAATGTCAGCCCAACATTGTAGATGCTGCAGATTTTGCAGGCAGTACAAAGCAGATAATTGATTATGCCGCTAAATCTCCCAATAAGGATTTTATTATAGGCACAGAGATGGGAGTATTATTTAAGCTGAAAAAGGACAATCCTGATAAGAATTTCTACTTATTGTCACAAGGACTGGTATGTCCGAATATGAAGAAAACTTCTCTATCCAGTATTTACAATGCCTTGAATGAAATGAAATATGAGATAAATCTGGATGAAAACATTAGACTGAAAGCAAAAAAATCTTTGGATAATATGCTGGAGTTAAGCTAACGAGTGCTTTTTGACATAATTCATTTTTAAATGATTTATATAGAATTAACAAGTAATAAGTGCAAATTGGCATTACGTAAATAATGTGGCTTTGCAGCTTTCTAAGGGGGAAGTTGAAAGATTTGGATAATTACAGATACCTTATGGATTTTGATACCGATAAAATAAGAAAAGAGTATTATGACGTAATAATTATAGGAAGTGGAATTGCGGGAGTTTATACAGCTCTTGAGCTGCCGGATAAGTATAAGGTGGTCATACTTACAAAAGAGACTATAGATATCAGCAATTCAGTTTTAGCACAAGGTGGGATAGCAGTTTCTTTAGATAAGGAAGATTCCCCGGAATTGCATTTTAAAGACACGCTATATGCAGGTGCAGGTCTTTGTGACGAGAATAGTGTATGGGTTCTTGTAAATGAGGCAGCACAAAATATCGAGTCACTTTGTAAGTTTGGAGTCAACTTTGACAAGAAAAAAAATAGGGATGAATTGTCACTTACCAGGGAGGGTGCTCACAGTAAAAACAGAATTATTCATGCTGGAGATACTACAGGTAAAGAAGTTTGTGACAAATTGATTTCAATTGTTGAAACACGGAATAATGTTAAAATAAAAGAACGAACATTTGCAATAGATATTTTAACGGATAAGGATGTTTGTAAGGGTGTTTTGACATATGATGAAGATTCTTCAGAATATATTCTATATGTTTCAAATGTCGTAATAAATGCTGCCGGCGGATTCGGGCAGTTATATTCCAATACAACAAATCCAGAAGTTGCTACAGGAGATGGTGTTGGACTGGCATATAGAGCAGGGGCTGAACTTATGGATATGGAGTTTGTTCAGTTTCATCCAACAGTTTTATTTCACCCGGAAAACAAAAGTTTTTTAATCTCTGAAGCAGTTAGGGGCGAAGGAGCACTTTTAAGGAATGTAAGAGGCGAAAGGTTTATGCCTCAGTACCATGAGCTAAACGAGCTTGCACCTAGAGACATTGTGTCAAGAGCTATTTTTAGTGAAATGAAAAAGACCGATTCCGACTATGTTTATCTGGATATAACGTTTAAAGATAAAAATTATCTTGAAGAAAGATTTCCTAATATATATAAAACTTGTCTTACATATGGAATTGATATGTCAAAGGATTATATCCCTGTAGCACCAGCAGAGCATTACTGCATGGGTGGTGTAAAAGCGGATGTCTTTGGTCGTACCAATATATCAGGCTTTTTTGCATGCGGTGAAGTTGCTTGCAGTGGTATACACGGAGCTAACAGGTTGGCAAGTAATTCTTTACTTGAAGGGTTGGTTTTCGGACATAAAATCAGCGATGAAGTAAATAGAGTTTTGGGCGATAGAGGTGCCTACGATGAAACCTTTCATTTAAAGTATAGCATGAACCGTGCAAATAAAGAGATTGATAAAAAACAATTAAAGATGAACATACAAAATATAATGACAAAATATGTTGGCATTATAAGGGATAAAGAAGGTATGTTAAAGGCCAAAGGAATAGTTGATGAATGCTATAATTCAATAAATGAAATGGTTAATATAAGCATAGAAGATTTCGAAATTCAAAACATGGTATTGCTGGCTAAGCTAGTGATTGAGGCTGCTATTGAAAGGGAAGAGAGCAGAGGAGCTCATTATAGGACGGACTTCCAAAATACTGATGATATAAATTGGAAAAGAAATATTATAAAAAAGAAAAATTTAGGTAATAATAAATAATATGGAAGGGGCAATTAGATGTTTGCTTTATCGGATATAGATAATATTATTATAAATTCAATAAAAGAGGATATGCCGTCAGGAGATATTACTACCGACAATATTATTGATGAAAACGCAAAGTCTGACGCAAAAATGATAGCTAAGGATTCAGGTGTTATAGCCGGACTTGATATTGCAAAAAGAGTTTTTGAGTTGTTGGATCCAGATGTTAAATTTGAAAAGTTAGTAAAAGAAGGGCAATGGGTAAATAAAGGGGATGTTATTGTAACAATACACGGAAATACCAGAGCTCTTTTAAAAGGCGAAAGAACAGCATTAAACCTGTTGCAGAGACTATCTGGCATTGCAACAAAAACCAGGGGATATGCTGAAAAAATAAAGCATTTAAAGGCAAAAGTTGTAGATACGAGAAAGACAACTCCTGGACTCAGAATTGTTGAAAAGTATGCGGTAAGAGTGGGAGGCGGAACTAATCATAGATTTTGCCTATCCGATGGAGTATTAATAAAAGATAATCATATTAAAGCTGCCGGTGGTATAAAAAAAGCAATTGAACTTGTAAGAGATAAAATACCTCATACAATAAAGATAGAGGTAGAGACAGAGACTATTGAAGAAGTGTTAGAGGCAATAGATGGAAGAGCTGATATAATAATGTTAGACAATATGGGACTTGACATTATGAAAGAAGCTGTTAAAATAATAAATGGAAAAGCGATAGTCGAAGCGTCAGGAAATGTAAATTTAAATTCAATTGTTGATATAGCTGAAACAGGAGTAGATATTATCTCGGTAGGCAGCTTGACACACTCAGTAAATGCTTTTGATATTAGTATGAAAATAAGCTAAAAATACTCAGAAGTAATCAAATGAAAATTTTCGGAATATTTAAAATTTCAAATAGGACAGGATGTAATGACAACCTGTGGATAAAACTAAAAACTATCCACAATATGTCCACACTTATTCACATGCTATGAAATCATCGTCTGGAAACATGATTATATAAGGCTTTTTAAGCATATACATAAAAAAGATATCCACAAGCTTGTGGGTATTTTTTTTATTCTGGGGAAAAGTTTAATAGATTATTTAAGTAGTTTAAAGTTATATCGCGCATTCTTTATTGTAATAATCATAAAACAAAAGTGCTCTTTGCTACTAAAGTAATCAGCTTTACATTTAAAGAACTATACAAAATCCAAACATATATTCAGGCATTTTAAAATATGCTATAATCGAAATGAGGTGATTTTATTGTACCGACTAAAAGCAAAAAATGATTTTGTATTTCAAAGGATATTTGGGAGACAAGAAAATAAAGAAATTCTTATAAGTTTCTTGAATGCTATATTAATGCTTGAAGATGAAAACATCATATATGATATAGATGTTATGGAAAATACAAGACTTGAAAAGGATAGACCGGATGATAAATTGGGGATACTTGATATTAGAGCACGGACAAAAACTGGAACACAAATAAATATCGAAATTCAGATTGTTAACCAATATAATATGGATAAAAGAACATTGTTTTATTGGTCAAAGCTTTATACTGAACAACTGAACGAGGGTCAACCATTTATCGAGTTGAAAAAGACAATAACTATTAATATTCTTGATTTTGAATATATTAAAGTAGAAAATTATCATAGTGTATTTCATTTGTTGGAGGATTGCAACAAGGATTATAAGCTAACAGATGTGCTTGAAATAAGATTTATTGAACTTCCTAAGTTTAGAAAAATACAACCGGATATGAGTAAACCACTGGATAGATGGCTGTTGTTTTTAGAGGATTCGCCTAAGGAGGTGTTAGATATGGCTATGAAAGCTGAGCCAGCTATAGAAAAGGCACAAAAGGTATTAGAATACCTTGGAACAAACGAGGAAATACGAAGGTATTATGATTTGAGGGAAAAGGCAATTCATGATGAAATAACCCGTATTACTGGTGCAAGAGAGGAAGGATTGCAGTTAGGAATACAGCAGGGAATGCAACAACAAAGGTTTGAGGCAGCGAAGAAGATGATTAATGATGGCTTAGAGGATAAGCTGATTGAAAAGTATACCGGGGTATCTCTAAGTGAAATAGAAAATTTGAAAAAGAATATGTGAAAAAAATAAGAGATGAAGAAATAAATTCTCATGACAGATAATGAGGCATTTCGGGCAAAAATTAAAAAACGAAATTTCTTGGTAAACAGCCGGGAAATTTCGTTTTTTAGACTTTATAGTAAGGTCAATTGTTATTTGTTAATATAATTTATACTGATATCGGTATGATATTGATAATATTCCGATATCGGTATAATATATATATGAGGTGATCTTATTGAAATATATAAGTGTTAAAGAAGCCAGTGAAAAGTGGAATATCAGCGACCGAAGAGTTAGAGTACTTTGTAATGAAGGAAGAATTGAGGGAGCGGTTAAAATCGGTCGAAACTGGTCTGTTCCTACGGATGCTATTAAACCGGTTGATGCAAGGGAAGGAATTAGAAAAAAATATATTGGTTTGGAATATGATTATAGTTATATTGATTCACTTAAGGCAGCCATAGATAGGCATCGGCCTTTTTCAAAGACACTTGCAGATTCTCTTCATGAAAAATTGGTAGTCGAATGGACATATAATAGCAATGCGATTGAAGGGAATACACTGACTTTGTCAGAAACGAAGGTTGTACTTGAGGGAATTACAATTGGCGGCAAAAGCATGGTTGAACATTTGGAAACCATAAATCATCGTGAAGCAATCCTATTTGTCGAGGATTTAGTTTCAAACAAAGAAGCGCTTTCTGAATGGAACATCAAAAATATACATGCGCTGATTCTGAAAAAAATAGATGATCAGAATGCTGGAAAATACCGAACAGAAAATGTGGTCATTAGCGGCGCAAAACATATACCGCCTAAGCATTATGAAATATTTGATTTGATGCAAAAGCTCATTTCAGAATATAAGAACGATTGGCTTGATTATCATCCAGTTGTAAGGGCAACATTATTACATGGAGAGTTCGTGAAAATCCACCCGTTTATAGACGGCAATGGCAGGACATCACGGCTACTGTTAAATTTTGAGTTGATAAAAAGTGGGTACACACCAATTATCATAAAGAACGAGAACCGTGCAAAATATTATGATGTTATAGATTTAGCTCATACAACAATGAATTATAGACCATTTGTAGAGTTTATATCAGAATTGGTTGTGGAATCTGAGAGACTTTGGTTGTCAGTACTGGATTAGTATGAAATAGTATAAAAATTTACAGCCTAATGAAAAGATTGCAGAATGGGTTTTGGATGAATTGTAAGTTGCAAAAACTCCATCCGGAGACATGTGATTCCAGTATATTGAATTAGTTATATCGTAAGCGGTGGAATAAAAGACGTAGTGTAAAGACCTCCATAGCTGATATTCTAAATTAAATAAATGTAAAGAATATTAGTTGGAAGATTTCTTAATGATAAGAGATTAGATATTTAACACTTGAAAAAAAGTGGGAAGAAAGATTAGAGGTTTTTTAAGGTAAAATCAAGACACTTTAACATCCATCAAAAAGTTTAACATTATATTATGATAACACTTGCAGCTGTATTATTTTAATTCCGCTAACTACAGGCACTGGTACAGGTTTCCTCAGATCTACCAGCCACATCTCATTAGCTTGATTTTCCTCCAAACAAGTATTGCATCCTGAAAGGTATATAATCCTTTCGTCATGTAGCCAGCTGACTGGTGTGGAAAAACAGTTGGATACTGCATAGGTCTGATAGTTTCTTCCTTGAAGTTCTGCTATATTTATTTGAGAATAAAAACTTCCTGGTCTATAATTTGTTGAACTGTAAATAATCCTGGTAGAGTCCGTTGACCATTTAGGATAATAATCTTTTCCTTGAGGACCTGACGGTACTTGGTGTATTTTTCCGGTATTAATTTCAAGCGTATAAATAATTGATACACTTGCGCTTGGTGTTGTATAAAGGATAAAAGATCCATCTGGACTTAATTCTACATTATTATAAAAATTCCAGATATTATTGCCAATCTGCTTTTTATTTGAACCATCTTCCCTAATCCTATATAACTGTTTTATCCCAGAGCTGTCCGGGGATTGAAAAAGCAATTCTTTTCCATCAGGAAACCATTGGGGGTATGAGGAATCAGGTTGATCTATTGTAGTAATCTTCTTGGTTTGGATGTTATATATACTTATATTACCAGGAGTTACATAAACTAGCTTTATGCTGTCGGCAGACCAATTCATAGTAGAGTATTCTGTGCTCTGACCAAGCGATATAAGCTCTGTTGTCTCCTCGTTATAAATATAAACCTTGTTGTTCTCACCAATAAATGCAAGTTTTTTTTCATCTGGTGATACGTATGGTATTGATCCTGCATTTACAAATTGGCTTACAAGTACCTTCTCTTCTTTAACCTGAAAGTCAAAAGATCTAATACTATATTTCTCATTATCAAGGGAAGTAAATACAATTTTTCCTGATCCTAATGGTAGGAAATAAGGAATTTTGAGTTTTTCCCCGGTAAATAGAAATGGTGAGCTAATTTGATTTGCGTCACGGATAACATCCACCTGGGTATTATATCTCTGGGCTATATTCCAAAGGGTATCTCCGGGTTGTACAATATAGTAGTCGACTCCCGGCGGTATTTTAATCACATCATCTTGTTTTATGTAATATGGAGGTCGAATATTGTTTGCTTCAATAATTACTTTCAATGGAACTTTAAAACTCTTGGAAATACTGAATAAAGTGTCACCATGCTTAACCCTGTAGCAATTGACGCCTGGCGGCATAGCCAGCTGTAATCCAATATATATGTTAAATGGGAATTTCATATTATTAGCTTTAATCAGCGTATCCAAAGGTATTTCCCACCTTTTAGCTATGAGGTATAGTGAATCTCCTGGTTGTACTGTATAAAAAAACTGGTTCATATTGATCACTTGCCTATTCTTTTTATTCACTATACATAATTTATGTTGCATATGGGTAATCGGTTACATTTATCCCTATAAAATGTGTTATTATAATTGGTAGCATTTTTGGCAATTGTATTGGCATTGGTTATGTATACTCAGCTATTACCTATAAGTGATGCCGCAACAGGTATTACAGACCAAAGTACAAATGTATAGGTAAAAAATATTGGGATGGGAGAGTTAAAGCCGGATAATGGATGATCCAGAGTCTAGCAATGATAATGATTCTCCTGTAAATAGTGATAATAATTCTGTGGAAAGTGTAAACTACCTTGCTAAGCTGTTGGTCATGTTTATTGGGAAAAGTCGGAACCTAATTATAAGTAAGTTTTCATAAACTGACAAGAAATGTATTGAATTATTAAGAAAAGTAGTATAAAATTTATGGACAATTTAAATTTGTATTCTAAGTCAAAGAAGTAATATAGCAAAATAGTAGCTTTAGTATTGCAGTTAATATACACAAAAGGGGAGGATTTCTATTTGAATTATTGCATGCAGCGTGTTCTATTTTGTAGCACTTCATTAGCTTACAATAAAAAAATAATTAATTAAAATATAGGGGGATAAAAATGAAAGATTCAAAGAAAGCAATATCAAAATTGCTATTTATTGTTATTGTTCTTGTAACTAGCATTAATGATTCATCAAGTGTCGTATTAGGGAATTATTTAAATGAACAATTAAGTACACAGAGTAATTATGTTTCACAACTAGATGATAAAACCTCATTTAATGATATTTATTATTCCGAAGCAGTTTATAAGAAAGGTATTAATCCACCAATTAATATACAGAATGCTAATGAAGAAACTATAAGCCCTGCAACAGGAAATCTTGAAGTAACAAAAACAGATATAAGCCTAAAAGGCATTAATGGATTAGATTTTTCCTTGACAAGATACTACAATTTAAATGAATCTAATCTATATGATGTATATATGGGAGAGTCCTATGGAACATATTATGTTGATGGGGTAGCTAATACTGGGTGGATTCCGAGTCTCAAATATGGTGAAGAAACTGAGAAGGATGAACATTATAATATAGCAACAGGATGGTCTTTCGACTTACCATATATAAATGAAAATAGCTCTACTTTTGGGACTCTTTATTTGGGAAGTGCAGGTGCATGGCCTTTAAGGTTTAGAACATTTAGTTCAACAATTTCTATGTATCCAGTAGGAATAGTAACTAGTGGATATCCGTGCACTGAAATGGAATTACTTGCAAATTGCTATGAATATTATAATGGAGAAGCATACTCTCAGTATAAGCTTACATTTAAAGACGGTAAAGTTTTTTATTTTGATAACGTGGGGAGATTAATTTCAAAACAAGATAGATTTGGGAATGAAATAAAGTACTATTATTATTCCCATTACTATACAAACAATAACTTTAGACTGAAAAAAGTTATTGATACTGTAGGCAGAGAAATAAACTTTACATATGAAGATGAACAGATTTCGGTTAGTGTTGTAGATCCAAATGATCCTGACATTAAGATGAAAATAGACTATAACTTGGAAAAACTATTAAATAAAAATGGGAATCAATATATTTTGAACAATGTAGTTTATAATGGTATTACAGATAAAGATGATACAATAGTTAATTATGAATACGATATTAAGGAAGCTGAAGTTTTTCACAGACAATATAATAGTTCTGGAATTGGTAAAGATTATTACGCTTGTTTATCTAAAATAATTCAACAGACTGGAGCTGGTACACAGTTTAATTATATAAAAAGTAGAAAAAACATGGGACCTTATGGTGAAATGGATTTTTATAAGGTACTTGAAAGATATGATTTTGATGAAAAATATGCTAGTAATTTAAAAAAGTATAATTATAAAAAGTTCAACTATAAATATGATGGCTCCGGAGAATATGATGGATATCCAAATTATAAAGAGATACTGCCAGGTACAAAGACTCAAATATTAGATGATAAAAATAATAGTGAAATTTATACATTTGGTGATTTACTTCTATGCACCAATATTTTAAAGGAAGGGTCTAGCCAAAAAATTGAAACATTAAATGAGTATGAGGATATACAAGTTACTAAAAGAATAACAAAAGTATACAATAAAGATACTAATAGATACATAGAGAATATAGAGAACTTTGAATATAATGAACAGAAAGATCTTATAGGATATTGGGATAGTCAGGCAAAAAGAGACTCAAATGGAGAACCTTTAGATGATGAGCATAAGACAAGTTATATTTACCATAAATACAATTATGTAATTAATAAAAAATATAAAAAAGATGACAAGGTTACAATAATTGAAGAGTATTCCCCATCATCTAATGATGATGGAAAGTCAATTGAACTTGCTAGAATTTATGAAGAATATGAGCAGCCACAAGTTTTTGATGCGACAACTAATCCTGCACAGATAGAAGCTGGAGGAAAATTTACTTTAGCATTAGCCAATGATGGTAGTGTAAAGGTATGGGGTAATAATGATTATGGACAATTAGGTTTGGGTAATACACTCGAATATAAAAAGATTGCTACTATACCAGATCTACGTTATATAAAGCAGTTAGACGCTGGAACTGACCATGCAGTTGCACTATTGAATGATGGCACTGTGAAAGTTTGGGGAAAAAACGATTATGGACAATTAGGTCTAGGTGATTTAGACAAAAGGACGAGTCCGACAAAGGTTGAAGGTTTATCTGGGGTAAAACAAATTGCTGCTGGTCAGGATTTTACCTTGGTATTAATGGAAGATGGAACAGTAAAAGGTTGGGGGAGTAACGATTATGGACAGTTATGTAAACCAAGTGATGTTAAAATTGTTAAGACACCTATTGATTTACCTCAACTAAGCGATGTAAAAGAAATAGCTGTTGGAGGAAATTGTGCATTTGCAATATTGAATAATGGGACTGTAAAGGCATGGGGTGATAATGATTATGGCCAATTAGGGTTGGGAGATAAATTAGAAAGATCTACTCCTACTCAGGTTACTGGTTTAAGTAGCGTTAAAAAAATTTCTGTTTGTTGGAGTAATGCTATAGCACTACTCAATGATGGTACTGTTAAGGTATGGGGACATATAAATAATTATACTTTGCCGACCTCGGTGGGGGAATTAAAAAATGTAAAACAAGTAGGCGTAGGAGTATACAATTATTTTGTTTTATTACAGGACGGAAGTGTTAAAGGTTGGGGAAGTAATACACTTGGATCGTTAGGTGTAGGGGATACAGAGCAAAGAACCTTACCTACAAAAATTGATGGGATAGAAGGAGCTAAGCAATTAATTAATGGGAATGCCCATAGTTTTGTATTAATGCCTGATGGAAGTTTGAAAGGATGGGGAAATAATAGGAGTTACGAGCTAGCATCTTCTTCAGCACAATATGAATTAAAGAACCCTGTTACAGTTGAAGGTATTAGTATAACTTCGGCATTACAAAAAGTTTTAAAAAAACAGACAAAGTATATAAATGATTCTTATGGTAATGTGATTGAAAAACGTGATTATCTAGATGATTGGTCAAATTATATATCAACAAAATACAGTTATGATGATAATGTTACTGCTAGGAATGGACAATTTAACGGTGCATATTTGACTAAAAAGGAAGTATTGGAAGTAAAAGATGCTGATGGGAACTTGGTAGAAGATAAGAATGGAAGTAAAACAGGGACAGTTTATGAAGATTACAAATATAACTATTATGGTCAAATGACCGATTATATTGATGGAAATGGTAAAACAACAGAGTACACTTACGATTTATTAGGAAGAGTTTTGACTACAACACTTCCTGATAATGGAGGCAAATCAAAAGTATTAGCTTATGATGATACATTAAACACAGTAACATCAACAGATGAGAACGGAAATAATATCAGGTATGATTACGATGGATTGGGAAATCTAAGTTATGAACAGGTTTATGATACAACTACCAGTACATACAAAAATGTACATCAATACTCCTACGACTCACAGTGCAAGCTCGATTGGGAAAAGGATTTAGCAGGAAGTGCATATACAGACTATACGTACTATACTGATGGTCGGCTGAACACAAAGGTAGTAACAGATTATAGCAACAGCAATGCTTTGGTGTATCAGGAAACATACACCTATAATGATGCAACGAGTGACAATTATTCAGTTGTGACAAAAGTTGTTAAAGGTGATACAAATTCACCAGATATAACTA
It contains:
- the nadA gene encoding quinolinate synthase NadA — its product is MKKDEMIKEILELKKKRNAVIVAHNYQVDDVQEVADVIGDSLALSKYCAGVDKDVIVFCGVHFMAESAKILSPDKTVLLPEIDAGCPMADMVTKEALIEEKKKHPNATVVCYINSSAEVKSECDICCTSSNAIDIVRAVKSKDILFVPDQNLGSYVSKMVPEKNIILWNGYCVTHHRVKSDEIDRVKELHPNAEILVHPECQPNIVDAADFAGSTKQIIDYAAKSPNKDFIIGTEMGVLFKLKKDNPDKNFYLLSQGLVCPNMKKTSLSSIYNALNEMKYEINLDENIRLKAKKSLDNMLELS
- the nadB gene encoding L-aspartate oxidase; amino-acid sequence: MDNYRYLMDFDTDKIRKEYYDVIIIGSGIAGVYTALELPDKYKVVILTKETIDISNSVLAQGGIAVSLDKEDSPELHFKDTLYAGAGLCDENSVWVLVNEAAQNIESLCKFGVNFDKKKNRDELSLTREGAHSKNRIIHAGDTTGKEVCDKLISIVETRNNVKIKERTFAIDILTDKDVCKGVLTYDEDSSEYILYVSNVVINAAGGFGQLYSNTTNPEVATGDGVGLAYRAGAELMDMEFVQFHPTVLFHPENKSFLISEAVRGEGALLRNVRGERFMPQYHELNELAPRDIVSRAIFSEMKKTDSDYVYLDITFKDKNYLEERFPNIYKTCLTYGIDMSKDYIPVAPAEHYCMGGVKADVFGRTNISGFFACGEVACSGIHGANRLASNSLLEGLVFGHKISDEVNRVLGDRGAYDETFHLKYSMNRANKEIDKKQLKMNIQNIMTKYVGIIRDKEGMLKAKGIVDECYNSINEMVNISIEDFEIQNMVLLAKLVIEAAIEREESRGAHYRTDFQNTDDINWKRNIIKKKNLGNNK
- the nadC gene encoding carboxylating nicotinate-nucleotide diphosphorylase, encoding MFALSDIDNIIINSIKEDMPSGDITTDNIIDENAKSDAKMIAKDSGVIAGLDIAKRVFELLDPDVKFEKLVKEGQWVNKGDVIVTIHGNTRALLKGERTALNLLQRLSGIATKTRGYAEKIKHLKAKVVDTRKTTPGLRIVEKYAVRVGGGTNHRFCLSDGVLIKDNHIKAAGGIKKAIELVRDKIPHTIKIEVETETIEEVLEAIDGRADIIMLDNMGLDIMKEAVKIINGKAIVEASGNVNLNSIVDIAETGVDIISVGSLTHSVNAFDISMKIS
- a CDS encoding Rpn family recombination-promoting nuclease/putative transposase is translated as MILLYRLKAKNDFVFQRIFGRQENKEILISFLNAILMLEDENIIYDIDVMENTRLEKDRPDDKLGILDIRARTKTGTQINIEIQIVNQYNMDKRTLFYWSKLYTEQLNEGQPFIELKKTITINILDFEYIKVENYHSVFHLLEDCNKDYKLTDVLEIRFIELPKFRKIQPDMSKPLDRWLLFLEDSPKEVLDMAMKAEPAIEKAQKVLEYLGTNEEIRRYYDLREKAIHDEITRITGAREEGLQLGIQQGMQQQRFEAAKKMINDGLEDKLIEKYTGVSLSEIENLKKNM
- a CDS encoding Fic family protein — protein: MKYISVKEASEKWNISDRRVRVLCNEGRIEGAVKIGRNWSVPTDAIKPVDAREGIRKKYIGLEYDYSYIDSLKAAIDRHRPFSKTLADSLHEKLVVEWTYNSNAIEGNTLTLSETKVVLEGITIGGKSMVEHLETINHREAILFVEDLVSNKEALSEWNIKNIHALILKKIDDQNAGKYRTENVVISGAKHIPPKHYEIFDLMQKLISEYKNDWLDYHPVVRATLLHGEFVKIHPFIDGNGRTSRLLLNFELIKSGYTPIIIKNENRAKYYDVIDLAHTTMNYRPFVEFISELVVESERLWLSVLD
- a CDS encoding LysM peptidoglycan-binding domain-containing protein, which gives rise to MDTLIKANNMKFPFNIYIGLQLAMPPGVNCYRVKHGDTLFSISKSFKVPLKVIIEANNIRPPYYIKQDDVIKIPPGVDYYIVQPGDTLWNIAQRYNTQVDVIRDANQISSPFLFTGEKLKIPYFLPLGSGKIVFTSLDNEKYSIRSFDFQVKEEKVLVSQFVNAGSIPYVSPDEKKLAFIGENNKVYIYNEETTELISLGQSTEYSTMNWSADSIKLVYVTPGNISIYNIQTKKITTIDQPDSSYPQWFPDGKELLFQSPDSSGIKQLYRIREDGSNKKQIGNNIWNFYNNVELSPDGSFILYTTPSASVSIIYTLEINTGKIHQVPSGPQGKDYYPKWSTDSTRIIYSSTNYRPGSFYSQINIAELQGRNYQTYAVSNCFSTPVSWLHDERIIYLSGCNTCLEENQANEMWLVDLRKPVPVPVVSGIKIIQLQVLS